The Halobacillus amylolyticus nucleotide sequence AAGGAAATGATAATGTGACTAGCACCATCGTTAAGAATAGGATTGTCAAATAGTTTAAAGAATAAACAAACATCCATTTTGCCCACTTATAGTCGTCTTTCATTATGAAGCCGGCCATTCCTAAAACTAACCAACCAAAAGACAGTGCAAAGGCCACACCTAAAAATATACTTCCTAATGAAACTAAGTAAATTGGCAATGGCAAGAGGCACGCCACGTAAACGACCATTTGCCGTTTCGTCATTTTGAAGCCATGTACAACAGGCAGCATTGGAATTCCCGCTGCTTTGTAGTCATCTTTCTTTCTCATAGCTAAAGCTAAAAAGTGCGGTGTCTGCCAAATAAACATGATCAAAAATAAAATGATAGCTTCTAATCGCAGTCCCGGTTCAATAGCAGCCCAGCCAATTAGAGGCGGAACAGCACCAGAAAAGCTACCGATAACTGTGTTAATAGTGTACTTCCTTTTGGACCACATTGTATAAAGGACAACATAGACAAACCAGCCGAATGCCCCGAATAGCGCGGCTTCGACAGTTGTGAATAACAGAATAATAAAACCAAGGCTTGTGACACTAATCCCCATCCATTTAATTACGTTTA carries:
- the cyoE gene encoding heme o synthase, producing the protein MDNPRTVDSAASQMINKSTVRETSMIADIKSLIKVGIINSNLITTFTGFWLAMYFTGASFTEHWLTFILTMFGTAFLIAGGCIINNWYDRDIDHLMSRTVTRPTVTGTIPLNVIKWMGISVTSLGFIILLFTTVEAALFGAFGWFVYVVLYTMWSKRKYTINTVIGSFSGAVPPLIGWAAIEPGLRLEAIILFLIMFIWQTPHFLALAMRKKDDYKAAGIPMLPVVHGFKMTKRQMVVYVACLLPLPIYLVSLGSIFLGVAFALSFGWLVLGMAGFIMKDDYKWAKWMFVYSLNYLTILFLTMVLVTLSFPF